ACAATCCGTTTGACAATGGTGGCCCCACAAACTTCGGGATCACCCATAAGGATCTCGCAGCCTGGCGCGGATCGGCCAGCGTGACGCCCGCTGAGGTCAAGGCAATGACGAAATCCGAAGCCGTAGAGATATATCGCAAGCGATACTGGGGCAGGATCTGCGGGGACCGCCTCCCTATGCCGGTGGATTTCGTCGTTATGGACGGCGCGGTCAACCACGGCGTGGCAGGCATGCTTCGAATGCTGGAGACCGCGGCAGAGCTCTCATTGTCGGATACGCTTTCGGAGACCGATCTCGCAGCCATTGCAGCCCGCGCACACAATGACAAGACGGCGGTCGAACTTGCCGTCGCACTCGCTGAAGCTCGCAAGAAACGCTATCTTGGCCATGAAGATGCTGCGCATTTTATCAAGGGATGGCGCAACAGGCTGAACGCGGTGATGGCAGCTGCTTTGAAGCCCTACGCAGTCACCTGGACCTTTGATGGCGGTCTATTGGGAAACGCAGAACCCGGCGCGTCCAAGCCCCTCGAAGAAACGCCAGTTACCAGCCTGATGCAATCGACAATCAGCGACGAAGATCTCCAGCGCGCTTTGCAGACAGCTGGTCTCTACGGTGCGGGAATTGACGGAATGTTTGGCGAGAAGTCGGTCGCCGGCATGAATGCATGGCTTTCCAAGCGATCCGAAGAAGTGTCCACCGGCTGGCAGTCTTGGTCTGTCGCACGCCGCAAGACCGCGCTTGGCCAGTTGCTGTGTAAGGACCTCGGCATTGATACGGGTCGTGTCGACGGACTTTACGGACAACAGACACGTGCGGCATTCGAGGCCTTCAATCTTTTGAAGGCTGGGCATCCTCTGGAAACGTGGCGCGATGAGATCAATGACGCCGCCGCAAAGGCGCCACCTGCGCCTGCCGTCAACACCGTCTGGCCACGCCAATCGGAGGTTCCCAACTTCTTCGGCTCCCCATGCC
This region of Rhizobium glycinendophyticum genomic DNA includes:
- a CDS encoding glycosyl hydrolase 108 family protein translates to MDRFAEIMMTVLECEGGYVDNPFDNGGPTNFGITHKDLAAWRGSASVTPAEVKAMTKSEAVEIYRKRYWGRICGDRLPMPVDFVVMDGAVNHGVAGMLRMLETAAELSLSDTLSETDLAAIAARAHNDKTAVELAVALAEARKKRYLGHEDAAHFIKGWRNRLNAVMAAALKPYAVTWTFDGGLLGNAEPGASKPLEETPVTSLMQSTISDEDLQRALQTAGLYGAGIDGMFGEKSVAGMNAWLSKRSEEVSTGWQSWSVARRKTALGQLLCKDLGIDTGRVDGLYGQQTRAAFEAFNLLKAGHPLETWRDEINDAAAKAPPAPAVNTVWPRQSEVPNFFGSPCQPSMKRLELPYKMRIAWDLKKEIAGFMIHEKVHDSAARVFDKIWKHYGEAGVREIGVDLFGGCYNCRKMKGGSSWSMHSWAIAIDFDPARNQLKWSHLHARLAKPDATKFWEFWEEEGWLSLGRARDFDWMHVQAARL